One Spea bombifrons isolate aSpeBom1 chromosome 1, aSpeBom1.2.pri, whole genome shotgun sequence DNA window includes the following coding sequences:
- the PCDH10 gene encoding protocadherin-10, with product MIVLFLLVCIVDGLLSQLSYKVQEERDHGTFVGNIAEDLGLDITKLSSRRFQSAPNSRSPYLELNLENGVLYVNEKIDREHICKQSPSCLLHLEVFLENPLEFFRVEIEVLDINDNTPAFPETDIQVEISESATPGTRFPLESAFDPDVGNNSLRTYEMTTNSYFTLDVQTQGDGIKVAELVLKKPLDREQQALHRYVLTAVDGGIPQRTGTALLSIKVLDSNDNVPVFDQPVYTVSLPENSPPGTLVIQLNATDQDEGQNGEVVYSFSSHNSPRVREIFSIDPRTGRMEITGELDYEESSMYQVYVQAKDMGPNAVPAHCKVLVKVLDLNDNPPEISFSTVKEAVSEGAPPGTVVALFSVTDRDSEENGQIHCEILGDVPFRLKLSYKNYYTIVTDATLDRELVASYTVTVLARDRGTPPLSSTKSIQVQVADVNDNAPRFTQAIYNVPVIENNVPGAYISAVSATDKDEEENAEITYHILECDIQGMSVFTYVSINSENGYLYALRTFDYEQIKDFSFMVEARDGGTPPLSSNATVNIIIMDQNDNAPSIVSPQGRNGTAKELLPRSAEPGYLFTRVVAVDLDEGENARLTYSILRGNDMSLFRMDWRTGELRTARKVTTKRDPHRPFELVVEVRDHGQPPLSSTALIQVQIVDSSVERQGGDQRPSRSNDTALDLTLILIIALGSVSFIFLLAMIVLAIRCQKEKKLNIYSCLASDCCLCCCSCCSRQARARKKKLSKSDIMLVQSSNVPSATQVPVEESGSFGSHHHNQNYCYQVCLTPESAKTDLMFLKPCSPSRSTDTEHNPCGAIVTGYADQQPDIISNGSILSSENKHQRTELSYLVDRPRRVNSSAFQEADIVSSKDSGHGDSEQGDSDHDATNRGQSSGADLFSNCTEECKALGHSDRCWMPSFVPSADGRQAADYRSNLHVPGMDSVPDTEVFEAPEVQPGGERSFSTFGKEKALQGLAGVGNGNGGSMQDRKELDGLLSGTRAPYKPPYLTRKRIC from the exons atgattgtgttatttttattggtgTGCATTGTGGATGGGCTGCTTTCACAGCTTTCCTATAAGGTGCAAGAGGAGAGGGACCATGGCACTTTCGTGGGGAATATCGCCGAGGATTTGGGCTTGGACATTACAAAACTCTCCAGTCGTAGGTTTCAGTCTGCACCCAACTCCAGGAGCCCTTATCTGGAGCTGAACCTAGAGAATGGGGTGTTGTATGTGAACGAGAAGATTGACAGGGAACATATCTGTAAGCAGAGCCCATCCTGCCTTTTGCACCTAGAGGTCTTTTTGGAGAACCCCTTGGAGTTCTTCCGAGTGGAGATCGAGGTGCTGGACATCAATGATAACACCCCAGCTTTTCCAGAGACCGACATTCAGGTGGAGATTTCGGAGAGCGCTACCCCCGGGACCCGCTTCCCGCTGGAGAGTGCCTTTGACCCAGACGTGGGCAACAATTCCCTGCGCACGTATGAGATGACCACCAACAGCTACTTCACCCTGGACGTGCAAACTCAGGGAGATGGCATCAAGGTGGCCGAGCTGGTGCTGAAGAAGCCGCTAGACAGAGAACAGCAAGCCCTCCACAGGTATGTGCTGACTGCTGTGGATGGGGGTATCCCTCAGAGGACAGGCACCGCTCTGCTGTCCATTAAAGTGCTGGACTCAAATGACAATGTGCCTGTCTTTGATCAACCGGTATATACCGTGTCCCTGCCCGAGAACTCGCCCCCTGGCACCCTGGTCATCCAGCTCAATGCCACCGACCAGGATGAAGGTCAAAACGGGGAGGTGGTGTATTCCTTTAGCAGCCACAACTCTCCAAGAGTCCGGGAGATCTTCAGCATAGACCCCAGGACGGGTCGAATGGAGATCACCGGAGAGCTAGACTACGAGGAAAGCAGCATGTACCAGGTGTATGTCCAAGCCAAAGACATGGGGCCAAACGCGGTGCCCGCTCACTGCAAGGTGCTGGTGAAGGTGCTGGATCTGAATGACAACCCGCCGGAGATCAGCTTCAGCACGGTGAAGGAGGCGGTGAGTGAGGGCGCTCCCCCGGGCACGGTAGTTGCTCTGTTTAGCGTGACAGACAGGGATTCGGAAGAGAACGGGCAGATACACTGCGAGATATTGGGAGACGTGCCATTCCGGCTTAAACTGTCTTACAAGAACTACTACACCATAGTGACAGATGCGACCTTGGACCGGGAACTGGTGGCTTCCTACACGGTGACAGTGCTGGCCAGGGATAGAGGCACCCCGCCCCTCAGCTCCACCAAGTCTATACAGGTGCAAGTAGCCGATGTGAATGATAACGCGCCCCGTTTCACGCAGGCGATTTATAATGTGCCGGTGATCGAGAATAACGTGCCAGGGGCTTACATCTCCGCCGTTAGCGCCACCGACAAGGACGAGGAAGAGAATGCTGAAATCACATACCACATTCTAGAGTGTGACATCCAGGGCATGTCAGTCTTCACCTATGTGTCCATCAATTCCGAGAATGGCTACCTTTACGCCCTGCGTACGTTCGACTACGAACAGATAAAGGACTTCAGTTTCATGGTGGAGGCCAGGGATGGTGGCACCCCACCTCTATCCAGTAATGCCACCGTCAATATCATCATAATGGACCAGAATGACAACGCACCTTCTATAGTGTCTCCCCAAGGCAGAAACGGAACGGCCAAAGAGCTCTTGCCAAGATCTGCCGAGCCAGGCTACCTGTTCACCCGGGTAGTTGCCGTTGATTTGGACGAGGGTGAAAATGCAAGGTTAACCTATAGTATATTGAGGGGCAATGACATGAGCTTGTTTCGTATGGACTGGAGGACTGGGGAACTAAGGACAGCACGAAAGGTGACAACCAAGAGGGATCCTCACAGACCTTTTGAATTAGTAGTGGAGGTTAGGGACCACGGACAGCCACCTCTGTCATCCACTGCCCTAATTCAGGTCCAGATTGTGGACAGTTCAGTGGAAAGACAGGGGGGAGACCAGCGGCCCAGCCGCTCCAATGACACAGCTTTGGACCTCACTCTCATCCTCATCATTGCTCTGGGCTCAGTCTCTTTTATCTTCCTGCTGGCCATGATTGTGCTGGCCATCAGGTGTCAGAAAGAGAAGAAACTGAACATCTACAGCTGCTTAGCAAGTGACTGTTGTTTGTGCTGCTGCTCGTGCTGTAGCAGGCAAGCCAGGGCACGAAAGAAGAAGCTCAGTAAGTCGGACATCATGTTAGTCCAAAGCTCCAACGTGCCCAGCGCTACCCAAGTGCCAGTAGAGGAATCTGGGAGTTTCGGGTCTCACCATCATAATCAAAATTACTGCTACCAGGTATGCCTGACCCCAGAATCTGCCAAAACTGACCTGATGTTTCTTAAGCCTTGTAGCCCATCCAGAAGCACGGACACGGAGCACAACCCTTGTGGGGCTATAGTAACAGGGTACGCTGACCAGCAGCCAGATATCATCTCCAACGGCAGTATTTTATCCAGTGAG AATAAACACCAACGCACAGAACTCAGTTATCTAGTTGACAGACCACGACGAGTAAACAG TTCTGCATTCCAGGAAGCAGACATAGTAAGCTCTAAGGATAGTGGGCACGGAGACAGTGAGCAAGGAGACAGTGATCATGACGCCACTAATCGAGGTCAATCCTCTG GTGCTGATTTATTTTCTAACTGCACAGAGGAATGCAAAGCTCTTGGCCACTCAGACCGCTGCTGGATGCCTTCTTTTGTGCCCTCTGCCGATGGCCGCCAGGCAGCGGACTACCGCAGTAACCTCCATGTGCCTGGCATGGACTCAGTTCCGGACACTGAGGTGTTCGAAGCACCTGAAGTGCAGCCAGGAGGGGAGAGATCATTTTCTACCTTTGGCAAAGAGAAGGCATTACAAGGGCTGGCAGGGGTTGGCAATGGAAATGGAGGCAGTATGCAGGACAGGAAGGAGCTGGATGGCCTGCTGTCTGGCACCAGAGCACCTTACAAGCCTCCCTATCTGA